GGAGCGTCGGCActgggaggaggtggagaaggaAAACAGTAGGTTGAAGACAGAGATGGCCTCTCTCCCTGTCCTTCAGAAAGAGAACGAGAGGATGAAGAAAGATCTGGAGTCTGTCCCGGCCCTACAGAAAGAGCTAGAAACTCTGAGATCCACTGTGACCGAATTAAAACTCTCCTCAGGTACAAAGGGACGAGGCAGATGGATGATAGATATTAAAGTTAGGGAGAGTTCAGcatgtttttccttcttttctgatACTCTCACTTCAAATCACACTTCCttgtagttgtgtttttgtgaattttattgattttgtgttttctccagCAGCCGAGCATGCAGCTCACGTGAAGCCCACTACATCACCCCCTACTGGTCAGTCTGAGGACAGCAGACAAGCTAAGAAGCCATGGGACgaccagaaagagaagaagaagaaagttaaATACGACATGGGCGAGAAGAAAGAGTGGAAAGAGAAATCTGCATGGAAGGAAGAAGATAAAAAGGAGCGAAAAGATGGAGGTAAAAAGGAAtggaagaaggaaaaacacGAGCAGGGAACATTTGACAAGGAAGGAAAGCATAAGCAGCAAAGCGATGAAGCAAAACAGTGGAAGAAAGAGAAGACGAGCAGAGGGGACGAAGGAAAGCCTTGGAAGAATCGAGAAGGGAAGAAAGAGTGGATAGGAAAGGACGAGAAAAAAGAatggaaggaggagaaagagaggaagaaggtgAAGCATGAGAAAGTGAATGAAGGTAAACAGTGGAAGGGAGGAAAGGATTATGAAGAGAGGCACAAAGGAAAGGCCGAATGGAAGGGAGAGAAGGAATGGAAGAAAGTGAAAGACGGCTTAAAGGAAAGTGGCAAAGAGAAGTGGGAGAGGAAAGACTGGAAggagaaaggagagaagaaggagTGGAAGAAAGAAAGTGAGTGGAGGGATAATAAAGAAAAGGGCGAGAGGAAACACTGGGAGGGCGGCAAAAATCACGGCAAAGAAAGATCAGGGAAGGACGAGAGGAAGCAGTGGAACGAGCAGGAGttgagtaaaaacagaaaacatgacaaGGAATGGAAGAGGAAGGACGAGAAAGAGGAAGAGTGGAAAAGAGGaaagcagaaggagaagaagcaCAGCGGAGAcgggaagaaagaaaagtggGAGAAAAGCAATAAATTTGCAGGTAACCACATCCATGAGGAAGAGCACCTTTATACTGATGGAAAGCAGTCTCACTCTCACCGTAAACCCTCCCTGGACCAGCCGGAGTactggcagcagcagaaagatcGCCTCCAGCACAACCCCAGACCTCCACAGCACTGCAGCTCTCTGGAAACCTGTGCTCAGGCCGAACGCCTGCGTCCCGTCGCTTTACCGGACTTCCAGGCCATCCTCCAGATGTATCTCGCCAAGGCAGAGGAGGCCGGGGTGGACGAATCCAAAAGAGAGGAGCTGAGAAAGCTGGTGGCCGAGTTCTTTAAAGACGGCGTCTTCGCTCACGACCAGATGAGCTTTCAGGAGTTTGTCGAGGACATCGGGGacattttggaagacatggTGGAAGGCGACGAGGAGGATAGCGCCATAGAGGAGGAAATGGAAGCGTTTGAAAGAGAAGTTATGGAAAAGTTTTTGATTccaggagagaaagaggagcgAATCAAATCAGAGTGGAGGAAGGAGGCCGAACGAGGACGTGGCTGATGAAATGATAGAATTGATGGATCTGTCAAAAGTAGCTCAAAGGAGTCGGGATGGATGAAGGTTTACTCAAAGGGAACACTTCTTATTGGACCACAAATGCTTAAAAGTACACATTTATCAGCCTGCCATCCTTCCTGAAGGACGACTTCTCTTCAATCTGTTGTCCAAGCGATTTCAATTGCAattgtgtttcattgttttgggaagttttgtgtttcacctgcacacatgcacacacttttAGTATAAAGGGATATAGAAAGGGCTTGGATCCACATCAGAATGTAATGTTTTCAGAAAGAATTTCTAAAAACATAGATCCTGATGTTGAATCTAGAGAATATTCTCTAAAATGCCACATATACAgcatacaacagaagtgagtacacccttGTGCAATGTTGATTACATGTAAAaggatttaaaatgtattaactctcaataattgcattatttttaagttgaacagagtatttcctcttatgaacaatcaaagACTTACAAAAAACTATATTGAAAGGTCAAGCCCCAATGTAGAAACTCTTGTGATCTCCAATCAGTCTAACTGCGTTAACATTGTTATAAATGAGCTGTAAACAGCAGCAATTTCTCAATTTTGAGCCTATGGGCTGTATCGATGTCTGCATcgtggctccacatggaaaagaattgcaAAACATCTGGTTATGAGACTTGACAAAGATAGAAAAGGATGTAGAAAGATGAGTGATGAACTAAGAATCAGTGAAACagagtcagcagtaatcaggaggtatagaaggcgtcatagtaccactaattaTGACTGCAGGTcatcctcctaaaatgactctaTAAACAGTGAACTAATTTCAGATCTAGCAGCAAAACGGCAGCTGTTTCAGACTTGTTATAGGagttatcagtggaaatcagagtttctgtgatgCTCTAATGGAcagtgtccaaaaaaaaaaaaaagcccttgCTTGCTGTTTTGCACTAAATTGGAAGATGAATCTTCTCTAGATAACATGAAGACACCTGATGAATGttgggagaacattctttggtcagatgtaGATAAATGAGTTGttctcagatggagtccagcatgtttggtgtgaacctgaccaggactaccacagtggatgcatagtcctgacagtgaagcacggaggtggaagtatgatgatatggggctACATGAGAGCAGAAGGTGTTTGGAAAGATGGCGTTTATAGttgaatgtctgtggataaaccaaaatactggccgACTTGATGACTTCCAgctggaagaagaggaatattccagcaggagaaccatCCAAAGAACTAAATAGTTCCTACTGTGGAGCTAAACTGTTAGTGTTTAAATTTACATAAGAACAAATACCAACTGTTCAACTTAGAATTTGTGCAACTACTGTAAGGTTATACAATTTAGAGTAATTTAGGTAATATTGCACAGTGTTTTACTCACTTCTGTCGTATGTTGTGTAGCTTTTTATTCGTGACTGAGCACATGCAGCTAACGTCAACACCACTGGTTAGAGTATTTACTTTATAGTCTTATTCAAACACTACTTTACTCTGCACTGTTCACCTATTTGCTGATCGGGCTTACAGTCCACCGTCTTCATGTTTAATTACTTAAGCCTGATTCTTAACGTGGGATTATCTTTAAAAGTTGGTTAACaaaccagtttttaaaaatacaaaggaCGGCCTTAACACGGACTGCTGAAAAGATTTAGCGAATATTTGATGTGAAATTAGAGAAATCTGCGTAGATCATACCTTGAAGGTTGTACATATCGCATTTAAGAACTTTGGCTGTAATTTCAAAATATATAATTAACTTATTTTCTAGAAGTTGGCATAGGATAGACAAAGGAATTGGTCGGCACATAAGGCATTGACATGTTGAGCATGTATATTTTACTTCAGGTACGGAACTCGCGTTGTGCACTAAAATGTTCTTAATTGTTTTGCGATGAATGTAACATTTGTTCGTGTGGATTAGTTCGGCGCTTCGTTTTCACACGCTGATGAATTTATGAGACGTAGCTGACTGAAGCTTCTGCAGCACCGTAGAGATTGTTTATCGGAGGATTTCGTGTGGCAGTTTTAGCGAACTTTGAATGTTAGGAAGTTTGTGTCCACTGCTGTTTTTGTCATAAGAGCAGAATAATAAATTGAAATGCCTCCCTGTGATGAATCAAGTCCATTTTGTCTTCTTTAACCTTCTTCAAACCTGCAAATGTGTACTTGTATTGTCAGATAGGATGATTTCTGGTCGATTTTCATTCCTTAATGTAGGTTGATGGAGCAACTGTGCTGTCAATTTtggtttaaaatcaaaataatcatttaaagtAGTTGCATGCTGACGGGTCAGAGTGATGTATTCGTGTTCTGCAGAGAAATCTGCTGTCTTTGGACCATAAATCACCTTTGCCAGGTAATTAATTTCCCCTGTGACCTCTTCTTTTAATCTTGTGCATATTCAGCCTTTTCATACATGAGTTAGTTTAATAGTTTTTACCCAAACaaggtttaatattattttaaatgagatgCATAACTGTCTGCTGtaattaaagctgcacattATCAGTTAAAATTGCACTTAAAGGTAAAATAACTAACAGATATCGCTATGAAACTTCCCCAGCTGGTTGTTCATATTGAGacaattattttttgtgttagaattttttagaaattgtctgttttaatgtgcaaatgtgatgttttcttgtGAAAAATGTGCTTGTATTTCCAGAACAGAAGTCTGAGCAAAAGTCAGGATGAAgaaccagacaaaaaaaggtagaataaaatgtttaaacacaTAATTCGCAGGTGACGGGGACATTTCCACAACCTTTTTCTGAGCTCTGAGGACCGTTCACTGCTGGTTTGGGAtcattattgttaataatgTGGCTTTAAGTTCATGTAGCTGTTTGTTGTGGTCGTTGCCAGGTGTGAAATGTGGAGCAACAACCTGGTTGGTGGTTGcaggaaaaaggaggaaaaatgaggAAAGAAGGAGTGAGATGGTGGCTTCTTGTTATTCAGACACAGAGTCGGTTAGTTCAGTCGATTATTATCCCAGTTCGAGACCAGAAAGGGGTGAAACATTCAGCTCTGTGTGTCATAGTCAGGGATTGGAggatttgaaaaaataaaaatccaattaTTAGTTACTAgtaccaaatattttaataagaggagaggagagtgtgtgttctaaatatgtaaatctACTGTAAGGTTAGTTTTATAAATGTTCATTTGCTCTTACACAATGTGaaactataaaaatacacaattttttttactgtatttaaatcagcaaaaaatgtgttttttagatatttgctgtgatttaaaagaaaaattatgtatattaaagattaaaagtttttaaatcagtgattttacagattttatctggtttcttaaattacagataattatttaaaaaataaaaaataatgtccaTGCCAAAAatctgttcttttacaatgtgtaacCACAAAATTctagtttttactgtatttaaatcagcaagaTAATATTATTCTACAGATCCTTGggtttatttaaaagaaaattcatatatattaatgattaaaaatattaattttaaaaaatattattttacacattttatctggtttcttaaattacagataactaggaaatagaaatataaaaataaaaataatcgcCACATtcaaaaatctgttattttatcacgtgaccataaaattaaaagttttactatatttaaaccagcaaaattttattttacagatatctgtTGTTACTTAAAAATTGTGTATATTacagattaaaaatgatcattttaaaaatctttattaaaaaaaagaaaaaaaagaaaaatgtccacattagaAATCTATTCTTTTACAATATGTGGCCAGAAaatcatgcttttttttcactgtaattagcaaaataatattttacacatagttgttatttaaaagaaaaaatgatgcatattaaggattaaaaattGATTAGTAATTGACAAATTGACTCTGAAATAGGGCcaaaattaatggaaaaatgaaaaatatgcttTTACAAAGAGTGATTGTTCTTTTATAATGTGTGACACTAAAATGATGCTGTTTTTACACATTCTGAACAATACAGTATTCCACcggattttaacattttttttctgacactctTCCCTGATACTTCATTTTCTTGCAGCTTTTTCTTGAGGTGTTCCTGTAAGGACCCAAaattttccccacatttttgtcatttttagcttAGAATGCTTTTCTCCAGGCCAAATAATGTCAGAAGAGTACACATTGCAAACAACCAAGACACTCTTACCTGATATTCCCTTTTATTTTTTGGCTGCTTTTTCTTCAAGTGTTACTTTAAGAACCTCTGAATGTTCCCCactttttctcatatttttagCTTAAAATGCTTTTCTCCAGGTCAAATGCCGGATAAGTGGTCACCGTAAACAACCAAGAAACTCAGGACTTGTGAATTAtgttcagaaataaggacaagTCCTTAGATACTGTCAGTCACAACACATTAATGAGAAGATAACCGGCAGCGTCTCCCCACAGCAGCCTCCGATGCTTTAATATCACCTCATCCAGCAGCTCTGCTCCTCGGCCGTCTTTAAAAGCTGTTTATTCTGCGTTAGTTGCTGCTCTCTGCCTCCTGAATGGTGGCCGAGGGACTGCAGGAGCAGAGCTGCTTCAGGTAGAAAGATGTGGGGATATTTGGATGATGAAACCAAGCTGCTTGTTAGCTCTAACTGCCTCCCTAAGATGCCAATTGTGCTCGTCCTGTCGCAGCTCTGGACTAAATAATACCACTTTTTTGAGGAGGAACCCAAGTGGCTCGTTCTCAAAACTTTTCCCCGACACCGGCTGTGTAATTACAGCTGATTTACTGATTCCTTTTTGCTCCCTGCAGCATTCTGCCCTCAGTTTAATGcacaggaaaacaggaaatcGAGCCTATTTGTGTGCACAGTGTGATATGTTTAACCCGTCCTCACTGCATCCAGTCATCCGTAGCTTTAAACCTGATGTTAGGTTCATTTCCCAGGGACAGCTATGATGTTCcatgttcaaaaaaatgtcagaagccaaaaaaaatcccGATAAACATAGTTTATATCCcattattaactccattactaatcatttcaatcaatatttagtgcagtggTGTTCTTTACCACAGATCAcggttcaatgaggataattcagtagttttttcatcaaaaataaatgttgaaactttttttaatgtacattggaaagacctacataaaaaatacaacagtttaACATTACATtgattttttctaaattttagtttacttttcacattttttctttttatggaatagataaattaacacaaGCTTTTGCTGTTCATGGTACAAACATGTGAAATAAACCATTTTAATTTCGTATGTTGATTACACTTCTTAAGCCGAGCAGAAGAAGTTTGCTTCCAGAAAACGacttttaatgatattttttactttaaatttgaCCAATTTGACAGGCAACATAATAGGAGGGTTAACCAGAAACCGACTGAAACTTTTACCTGCAACTACGTCACAGAAGAGAGTTGGCAGTTATGGAGAAACACGGTTTACACTTTTACCAGCTGCAATGATTTATTTGCTCTACCAGGAGAATAGAAAAAGACGAGGAAGACTCGAGCTTTCACAACATCCCAACACAAACACCAGAGCTGGTGAGCCTCTCAGATCtttgttttcagatttaattCAACCTAAAGATGCTGCTGTTTGTCCTCTATCTTAATCTGCTTTATTGATTAGCTGCTTTTGGATTTTTATCTTCCAAAAAAACCTCTCTTTCAGCTCATAATGGAGTCTGCCATTGGTGTCCTGGTGTCCCAGTTTAAGGCTTATGCTGGAAGCGATGGTTCCGCCGACACTCTGAGCAGAGACGAGTTTTGGAGACTGGTCAAAGCACAGCTGCCAAACTTTGTCAAGGTAAGAAATGTACGAATAACACAAAGAAATACGACTATTATAGCCGAAATTTGTGCAGTTTTGATTGAATATACACAGCAAGATGAAGCTTTTCTCTCTGTTACGTCcattgaaatatttaattttgtctgtttattctGTGAAACTCTGATGTCCTAGTATCACTGAATGCAACTATAGTGGCCGAGTGCAGGTGAAAGCAGCATTAGAAAACTGTAGAAGTTACATACAGCAGCAGAAAGctgcaaaatgtagttttttttaaaattcactctGCTCAAATTCACATCTTTACAAACTTAAATGTCCCAAAAACAATAGAACTTTACTGTGACAACAGGTCAAATGAAAAAGGCTGACTAATAATTAATGTAGCATTAAGTTtaatttgttgcttccagttgtttaggatcatttcctctgagtttattaaatacctgcaacaTCAGACAGCAACTTCATCagttataataataaatgatcATGGAGACGAGATGTTAAATGACACTACGACCTTTTCTTCACCTccgacaggtgagctgtcacacagtcCTGAATCCTTAGCtggatattattttactttaaaagtctgaattatcattattttcatcAGAAATAAACCCTGGATGAACTTTCACCTATTAAATGCTGCACAGCTTCTCTTATCTTGGACTATTTTGATGGCGGTCGCCCAAATAAGCAAAATGTACATGTATTagttgttgtggaagttcagcgatgtccagagaggaagaggcagagagacacactggagactcagatgacttaggtTGTGAGTAACGTTTACTGATATCAGTagaagtgacaccgacagagcagcagtacatgcaagcagtggtagcatcagttctgaggattctcccTGATCTTCAggtatatattgtagttgggagaaggtcagatttaaaatattgaccAATATAGAGACAACTCATCTGCTAAGTCATGTCAGAATAGACAGTATCTAACCTCAACCTGAGTAAAGGGTCTTAGCATGTCTTTCTCCTACAGTGTCTGCCTGGTCTGAAGATAATTTAGGATGACAtcagctaacagctgcaagaaaacatcttagaaaggggaaagagtaatttttccttctcattagtgtgtgtgtattagacCATTATAACATTAACTACTCTGACTGAGCTGCTTCATGTGTGTACAAATGCTGTTTACGGATCCAAATTCTGATTCGGTTGATTCCTTTGTGCTGTAAAACCCCCTCGTTGCCGGAAAACTATTGaaagcacatgaacaaaaatcGTCAGCTGCCAGTTTGACAGATTTAAATTTCCTCCAGCTCCACTGTTGCTGCCCAATCAGGAGGATAAAGTTTCCTGAGAACATTTAGTTGTTTGCCAGTTTCAAAGCTTTCTCGTGGGGGCCGTCATGCTGAAATAGGAATCATCTggacttttatttttcactgcgaCCATGTAATTAACTGTTAGTCATCATTTATTTAAGTGGGCAGTCGCTCACAGATGTGGGTTTTCTGTACTTTCTGACTCTCCTTCCTGTGGCCTTGAGCAACTTCaacagataatttttttttttttttttgcttaaacaATGAGTTTCTGCCCTTCAGAGAATTCACTCCAGTGTTGCCTCGCTGTGATCGCCTTTTTCTGACTCACACCGACAGAAAACTAGCAGCTCCTGAGGCCCGACAAAGGCTTCAGAACTGCCTTTCCCCGAGTGTGGAAAATTCCATGCGCCTCTTCGTGCGTGAACCCTTGAAAACCATCTCGGCGTCCACTAGATGGTGACAGAGCAGCAGACTCCGATGCCAAAACCACCTCTGCTGATGCTGCATGAACTGAGTGAGCCGGTGTTGGTGCCAGCGGTGTCAGCTTCCCCTCCTCTCCCACACCCCCCCACCAACAGTATGGAAGCATGAGATCATCCTCTGtgctgttttgtatcttctcAAACATTCCTGTTTCCCCCTGCAGAACGCCGGACACCCCGCCGCCGTCGACCAGCTCATGCGCTCTTTGGACGCCAACAACGACGGCGAGCTGAACTTCCTGGAGTTCTGGCAGCTGATTGGACACCTCGCAAGCAAGCACGGGGGGTTCAGCCAATAGAGTGTCCTCAGATACCCCGTTGGACTTGTCAGAGTGCCATACAGTTAGAAAAAATGGGAAACGAGCCAAATGGAAAACACCCTAAAGtgtctctgagctgctgcactcttgtttttttaattatcattattattatcagtttctATTCAATGTGTCTCTCAGCAGCGGCTGCCAAACAGTGTCACCCAGAGGTGCCTGTGCTCACAGGTCCTCAGAGAAACTGCAGGGTGGGAATGCAATTGTCTGAGAGGCTGGAAATATGTGTGAGTAAGTAGAATTCCTGGAAAACATCACCTCCCTCCAGGACACAAACAGAGGCGTGGCACCTTCTGAACCACAtgtgatgcatttttaaaaaataaatcttcaaaataaaatctgatttaaaagtaaaatcacGTCTTTAGTCTCTGCTGCACAAACACTcttttgttttatatgttttttctaCTTTCCTCACTATCTTTCCACTCTGCACAAGTTTCAGGGTGTGGCTTTGAATGCATCTGTCCGCTGAGAAAGCTTTGAAGACGCGCGCACGGCAACAGGAGCGCGCACTTGTTCTTACATgttgagaggggaaaaaaactgttgaagcaagaaaaaaaacaaagaaagtgtgAAACATGCATATGAATACGCCTAAACTAAGTATTAACCTGCCATGATGGAGatgatttctgttttctgtttgctcAGAGTTGCTCAAGCTGCGCCTCTTTCCACATTCCTTCTCTCCGGAGGCACACGCCCTGTGACAaagagaagggggaaaaaaaagttggcTGCACGGAGAAGTTAAATCACGGAAAAGATATGTGTTGCTGCTTAATCTAGACTGCAGAGGAGGATCAGTGAGAGCAGGAAGGAGCGCAGCCTCAGGAATACTTCAGCCCTTTTTGTTCGTCTTTCTCAAAGGTGAGTTTTCTCATTATTCATCCATCTGTGACCCATTATCTTGTTTTTCTCCACCAGAAAATGATCAGTTTAGCTCATTTTCTGCCAGCCTGTCATCAATTTTGTATACTCAGTCTGTATTGTCATTACCCAGCTTGGTGGCCACACGGATCGGGTTCTCCTTCTTGGTAATCCAACTCCAATCCCTTTACACTTCCAGAGAAACCGGAGTcacgtttatttatttatttgctgtgtGTCAGTGCTGCCTCTGGACGCTCTACAAATTGTCAGGATTAGTTCGGGCTAAATGTAAATGTGGGACGCGGGGCGAACCCCTCCTGGCTCCGTTACGCACGGCGCACCGGACCGGAGTtggtgttttttgggggggttttttgGCCATTTGCGCACCGGGCCGTTATCGCTCCGTTAAACAGTCATAACGCGGTCGCTGTAGCGGCGCTCAGATTCGACTCTTATCAGCCTGaattattcagtttatgatAAGACAGCCGGCAGTGAGACTCGACCTGGTGTAGTTAATGACGCGGAGGAGGAATAGCGACCTGGCCGATGACAGGTAACATGCTCAGGGGGGGAAGTGCGTCAGTCACACCCAGCGCAAACAACACGGCACCGGGTGGAGCCGCTCAGTCACTGCGGGTTAATCAATGCTCAGGAAGAGCTGAGTGGAAAAACTTCCAGATATGAGACgtttttgagtctgttttcTGGATCCAGCGCCTCAAAGGGCTGGGTTTGGGTGGATTTACCTGGAAACTGGTTGGTACATGTCAAGTTTCAACATTCACGATGCCAGAGTTAGTCACTAACGACTGCACAATACTCACTTGATCCTCCACTCACAGTATTAGGAAACTTTAATCTTTTTTAGATcctcattaaaacacattcatgacataaaacacaacaacactagGCACgtattgttgtttttgaccTGCTAAATCTCACTAAAGTTGGAAAGTTATTTTGCAAAAGAGACCCAAGCAAAACTTTCTGATTAAAAActttcacacaaaacaaaatcaacaaaggAAAACTGTAATAATTCCAAATACACTAGGATTCTGCATGTCAGGAATATCAAAttccacaacaaaaaaaaactgcagtaattAACCCAAGTTTCCTGTCTGTGGATCAGATCCATCCATCCCAAAATGTTTCGTAGCCCTGCTAAATCTGGTTTCATAATGAAGTTTTATTTGACCaacaggtttcttctggctggaaatgacataaacaagtgaaaaaatcaataaaacattgtgttagagatgttCATGATGAATTTTAGCTATTTAGGTTCATGTTTTTACTAAAAATTTAATGCTCTCATGTATTCATACACCAAAAATTGCTGCCAGTCTTGTGAAAAAGCAACTTTTATCCCACTCCAAATGGTCCTGCTAATTTCTACCATGTTCCAGAGAGTTCTAATACACTGTAAACTGAGAACAGTTGATGCAGTATTTCTCTAGTCAGTTCCAAGTCAAGACTGATACCTAAAAATGCCACATTTGGACTTCCACAGTCAGTTCCAACTCATGACCATGAAACCAAAGAGCTCAGTGAGAACCTATAGTTTCACATTGTTGCTGCTCACAAGACATTTAAAGGCTATAAAGTCATATCAGAGTGTTTTTAAGGTCCAGTGTCCACAGTTTGAAGCCTGATGAATAAGTCCAAGGAGTTCCACACTGTGAAACATGTCAAAGGGCTGCTAGGAAGACAGATGTGAGCCCTGCACTGGAAGAATGGTAGAGGACAAGAAGAATCCAAGGATCAGCACCAAGAGCATCCTGATGAATGTGAGCAGTTCTGGTAGCAACATGTCCATCAGACACTCCATCAGACCAAGAACaaggctggtctccatggatcagaccaaGGAGGACTCCACTTCTCCAAGACAGACACACTAAAGCTCAGCTGGACCTGCAGCACTTCTCTACTCACTTACTGCTCAGTTACAAGTCATGTCTGAAGGAAACGGCAccatgagaaaagaggaaacattGAGATTGTGGAGGAGAACATCaggcagtctgcagaaaaactgctccTTGGGCAGCATTGgagcttccaacaagacaatgatgtgaaacatggagccgacgtggtgaagaaatggtgaagagaaaacaatgagaagatgttggagcgtcccagccagagtccagacctgaatccatcCAGAATGTGTGGAGgaagtgaagagcagagtgatggagaggaagcCTTCAAAGAGCTGGAGATGGACACTTGGAGGAActaaatcccagtggagacacGAAGAAACACTGTTAGACACTAGAACTACTGATGTGGAAGAAAATAAAGACTTACTGAGGAAGGATATGAAACATTTTGGACATGGAAATA
This genomic stretch from Amphiprion ocellaris isolate individual 3 ecotype Okinawa chromosome 9, ASM2253959v1, whole genome shotgun sequence harbors:
- the LOC111566087 gene encoding protein S100-A13-like, with translation MESAIGVLVSQFKAYAGSDGSADTLSRDEFWRLVKAQLPNFVKNAGHPAAVDQLMRSLDANNDGELNFLEFWQLIGHLASKHGGFSQ